The following are from one region of the Hydrogenophaga sp. BPS33 genome:
- the pyrE gene encoding orotate phosphoribosyltransferase: MVLDTGAAQAGAKNESAAALAQAFVRFCVEAGALRFGEFKTKAGRMSPYFFNAGLFDDGAKLGRLAQFYAKALMDNGTEFDMIFGPAYKGIPLGAAVAIELARLGRNVPFAYNRKEAKDHGEGGTLVGAPLRGRVLIVDDVISAGTAARESIALIRAAGAQPHAIAISLDRQEKATEVGPDGRVQDLEHSAVQYVQRTLGMQVCTIATLDDLLQYLSGHTGGEHDAHRERVLAYRQRYGVS, translated from the coding sequence ATGGTGTTGGATACGGGCGCGGCGCAGGCCGGCGCGAAAAATGAGAGTGCTGCCGCGCTGGCGCAGGCGTTCGTGCGGTTCTGTGTGGAAGCCGGCGCGCTTCGCTTTGGCGAATTCAAGACCAAGGCCGGCCGCATGAGCCCCTACTTCTTCAACGCCGGCTTGTTCGACGATGGCGCCAAGCTGGGTCGGCTCGCGCAATTCTATGCAAAAGCCCTCATGGACAACGGCACCGAGTTCGACATGATCTTCGGCCCCGCCTACAAGGGCATCCCATTGGGCGCGGCGGTGGCGATCGAGCTCGCGCGCCTGGGCCGCAATGTGCCCTTCGCCTACAACCGCAAGGAAGCCAAGGACCACGGCGAAGGCGGCACGCTCGTGGGCGCGCCGCTCCGAGGGCGCGTGCTGATCGTCGACGACGTGATCTCCGCCGGCACCGCTGCGCGCGAATCCATCGCACTGATCCGGGCCGCGGGCGCGCAGCCGCATGCGATCGCCATCTCGCTGGACCGCCAGGAAAAAGCCACCGAGGTCGGGCCCGACGGGCGCGTGCAGGACCTGGAACACAGTGCGGTGCAGTACGTGCAGCGCACACTGGGCATGCAGGTTTGCACGATTGCGACGCTGGACGATTTGCTGCAGTATCTCTCCGGTCACACGGGCGGCGAGCACGATGCACATCGCGAACGTGTGCTGGCCTATCGACAACGCTACGGCGTTTCCTGA
- a CDS encoding exodeoxyribonuclease III — MFKLTSLNLNGIRSATTKGLEKWLATHAPDCICVQEVKCQASDVEGRFEQLAGLKGHFHFAQKKGYSGTGIFTRHEPSDVVIGFGSREFDDEGRFTELRFDTPQRKLSILSVYFPSGSSGPERQDAKYRFLADFYPHLQSLKNGREFILCGDVNIAHQEKDLKNWRSNQKNSGFLPEERAWMTTLLDAGGMVDVYRRLQPDTTDACYTWWSNRGQAYANNVGWRLDYHLATPALAALARTESIYKTEKFSDHAPISIDYDFQL, encoded by the coding sequence TTGTTCAAACTGACCAGCCTCAACCTCAACGGGATTCGCTCCGCCACCACCAAGGGCTTGGAGAAATGGCTGGCCACACACGCGCCCGATTGTATTTGCGTGCAGGAGGTGAAGTGCCAGGCCAGCGATGTGGAGGGCCGCTTCGAGCAACTCGCCGGGCTCAAGGGCCATTTCCACTTTGCGCAGAAGAAGGGCTATTCCGGCACCGGCATCTTCACCCGCCACGAACCGAGCGACGTGGTGATCGGCTTTGGCTCCAGGGAGTTTGATGACGAAGGGCGCTTTACCGAACTGCGTTTCGACACGCCACAGCGCAAGCTCTCCATCCTGAGCGTGTATTTTCCCAGCGGCTCGTCGGGCCCGGAACGCCAGGACGCCAAGTACCGCTTCCTGGCCGACTTCTACCCGCACCTGCAGTCGCTCAAGAACGGGCGCGAATTCATCCTGTGTGGCGACGTGAACATCGCGCACCAGGAAAAGGACCTGAAGAACTGGCGCAGCAACCAGAAGAACAGCGGCTTCCTGCCGGAAGAGCGCGCCTGGATGACCACGCTGCTGGACGCCGGCGGCATGGTGGACGTGTACCGCCGCCTGCAGCCCGACACCACCGATGCCTGCTACACGTGGTGGAGCAACCGGGGCCAGGCCTACGCGAACAACGTGGGCTGGCGGCTGGACTACCACCTGGCGACGCCGGCGCTGGCGGCGCTGGCGCGCACCGAGTCGATTTACAAGACGGAGAAGTTCTCTGACCACGCGCCGATCAGCATCGACTACGACTTTCAGTTGTGA
- a CDS encoding NrsF family protein, giving the protein MKTDDLIHLLAADTVPVPRHAAARRLAIGLLLAVPLSLVLMGMVLGVNPALRAYLAQPMFWVKFGVPLLMALVALPLVARLGRPGASTRAAWTLWLLPIGVLWTLGAVALLQAPAADMPLLILSRTWRVCAENIAVLSLPVFIAAIWVLKSMAPVRPALAGAGAGALSGACGAAVYALHCPELAAPFIAIWYVLGMALPVAAGALLGPRLLRW; this is encoded by the coding sequence ATGAAGACCGACGACCTCATCCACCTGCTGGCCGCCGACACCGTGCCGGTGCCGCGCCACGCCGCCGCCCGGCGGCTGGCGATCGGCCTGTTGCTCGCCGTGCCCCTCTCGCTCGTGCTCATGGGCATGGTGCTCGGGGTGAACCCGGCGCTCAGGGCGTACCTCGCCCAGCCGATGTTCTGGGTGAAGTTCGGCGTTCCGCTGCTGATGGCGCTGGTGGCCTTGCCGCTGGTGGCCCGGCTCGGCCGGCCCGGTGCGTCCACGCGCGCGGCTTGGACGCTCTGGCTCCTGCCCATCGGCGTTCTCTGGACACTGGGCGCGGTGGCACTCCTGCAGGCACCGGCTGCCGACATGCCGTTACTTATCCTGAGCCGCACCTGGCGCGTGTGCGCAGAGAACATCGCGGTGCTGTCGCTGCCGGTGTTCATCGCCGCGATCTGGGTGTTGAAGTCCATGGCGCCGGTGCGCCCTGCGCTGGCCGGCGCGGGTGCGGGCGCCCTGAGCGGCGCGTGCGGTGCGGCGGTTTACGCCCTGCACTGCCCGGAGCTCGCCGCGCCCTTCATTGCCATCTGGTACGTGCTGGGCATGGCACTGCCGGTGGCCGCCGGTGCGTTGCTGGGGCCTCGGCTGCTGCGCTGGTAG
- a CDS encoding sigma-70 family RNA polymerase sigma factor — translation MERHSSDGDSTQAQTEQTLRNLMLAGLDGDAAAYRRFLQQLGTRLRSFYRRRLSGWPDDVEDLVQDTLLAIHNQRHTYQPGQPVTAWVHAIARYKTIDLLRARQAREALHDPLDDDANALFDTSDSDAAETRRDLDQLLATLPERQRVPIEQVKLEGRSVADVARETGMSESAVKIGIHRGLKALAARIAAMPKPRAKGSP, via the coding sequence ATGGAACGACATTCGTCCGACGGTGATTCCACGCAAGCCCAGACCGAACAGACCCTGCGCAACCTGATGCTCGCGGGTCTGGACGGCGACGCGGCGGCGTACCGCCGTTTCCTTCAACAACTCGGCACGCGCCTGCGGTCGTTCTACCGCCGACGCCTGTCGGGTTGGCCGGATGACGTGGAGGACCTCGTGCAAGACACCTTGCTGGCGATTCACAACCAGCGCCACACCTACCAACCCGGCCAGCCGGTCACGGCCTGGGTGCACGCCATCGCGCGCTACAAGACCATCGACTTGCTGCGCGCGCGCCAAGCGCGCGAAGCGCTGCACGACCCGCTGGACGACGATGCGAACGCCTTGTTCGACACCAGCGACAGCGACGCCGCCGAAACCCGGCGCGACCTGGACCAGTTGTTGGCCACGCTGCCCGAGCGCCAGCGCGTGCCGATCGAGCAGGTCAAGCTCGAAGGCCGCTCGGTGGCCGACGTGGCGCGCGAGACCGGCATGTCCGAATCGGCCGTGAAGATCGGCATCCACCGGGGGCTGAAGGCGTTGGCCGCGCGCATCGCCGCCATGCCCAAGCCCCGGGCGAAAGGTTCCCCATGA
- a CDS encoding pentapeptide MXKDX repeat protein, with protein MNKLNTALLAACLAAASATAFAADDMMKKDAMTKDSMAKDGMKKDPMSKDPMKKDSMAKDSMGKDAMKKDDMMKKDEMKK; from the coding sequence ATGAACAAGCTCAACACCGCCCTGCTCGCCGCCTGCCTGGCCGCCGCTTCTGCCACGGCCTTCGCCGCCGACGACATGATGAAGAAAGACGCCATGACCAAGGATTCGATGGCCAAGGACGGCATGAAGAAAGACCCGATGTCCAAGGACCCCATGAAGAAGGATTCGATGGCCAAAGACAGCATGGGCAAGGACGCCATGAAGAAAGACGACATGATGAAGAAGGACGAGATGAAGAAATAA
- a CDS encoding molybdopterin-dependent oxidoreductase, with amino-acid sequence MNIFKRRPLPKVDADLALLDARKLLEKRMAPAARRHFLRSSLTLGGLSLLSGCSISNNEGVEAVLGRISRFNDHAQGWLFDPNRLAPTYSAAEITRPFPFNAYYSEDEVRVIQEAGYSLEVTGLVADKHRWTLEELRAMPQQDQITRHICVEGWSAIGRWGGVPFGDFLRRIGADLSAKYVGFKCADDYYTSIDMATALHPQTLLTLTYDGEPLPPKYGFPMKLRMPTKLGYKNPKTIMAMFVTNTYPGGYWEDQGYNWFGGS; translated from the coding sequence ATGAATATCTTCAAACGCCGCCCGCTGCCCAAGGTCGATGCCGACCTGGCCTTGCTCGACGCCCGCAAGCTGCTCGAAAAGCGCATGGCCCCGGCCGCACGCCGCCACTTCCTGCGCAGCTCGCTGACGCTGGGCGGCCTCTCGCTGCTGAGCGGCTGCAGCATCAGCAACAACGAAGGTGTGGAGGCCGTGCTCGGCCGCATCTCGCGCTTCAACGACCATGCCCAAGGCTGGTTGTTCGACCCGAACCGGCTGGCACCCACCTACAGCGCAGCCGAGATCACACGCCCGTTCCCCTTCAACGCCTACTACAGCGAAGACGAGGTGCGCGTGATCCAGGAAGCGGGCTACAGCCTGGAGGTGACAGGCCTGGTGGCAGACAAGCACCGCTGGACGCTGGAAGAACTGCGCGCCATGCCGCAGCAAGACCAGATCACCCGGCACATCTGCGTGGAAGGCTGGAGTGCCATTGGCCGCTGGGGTGGCGTGCCTTTCGGCGATTTCCTGCGCCGCATCGGTGCGGACCTCAGCGCGAAATACGTCGGCTTCAAGTGCGCCGACGACTACTACACCAGCATCGACATGGCCACCGCACTGCATCCGCAGACCTTGCTCACGTTGACCTATGACGGCGAGCCGCTGCCGCCCAAATATGGTTTCCCGATGAAGCTGCGCATGCCCACCAAGCTCGGCTACAAGAACCCGAAAACCATCATGGCGATGTTCGTCACCAACACCTATCCGGGGGGCTACTGGGAAGACCAGGGCTACAACTGGTTCGGCGGGAGTTGA
- a CDS encoding cytochrome b/b6 domain-containing protein: MNGAAKCRPIHPLWMRVSHWLNAVAVLILIASGWRIYNASPFFDFTIPNGITLGGWLGGALQWHFAAMWLLVANGLFYLAMNVLTGRLVRKFFPLSPRGVLRDALAALHGKLSHADPRHYNSVQRLAYLFVMADLLVIVLSGLVLWKSVQFPVLRELLGGYEFARRIHFVGMALLVGFIAVHLVMVALVPRTLLTMLSARGKETTA; encoded by the coding sequence ATGAACGGTGCTGCGAAATGTCGACCTATCCATCCCCTGTGGATGCGCGTCAGCCATTGGCTCAATGCCGTCGCGGTGTTGATCCTGATTGCGAGTGGATGGCGCATCTACAACGCATCGCCATTCTTTGACTTCACCATCCCGAATGGGATCACCCTGGGTGGCTGGCTCGGTGGTGCGCTGCAATGGCATTTCGCCGCGATGTGGCTGCTGGTCGCCAATGGTCTGTTCTACCTGGCCATGAACGTGCTCACCGGCAGGCTGGTGCGCAAATTCTTCCCGCTGTCGCCGCGCGGTGTTCTGCGCGATGCGTTGGCCGCCCTGCACGGCAAGCTCTCGCACGCCGATCCGCGCCACTACAACAGCGTGCAACGCCTGGCCTACCTGTTCGTGATGGCCGACCTTCTGGTGATCGTGCTCTCGGGGCTGGTGCTGTGGAAATCGGTGCAGTTTCCCGTGCTGCGCGAACTGCTGGGCGGCTACGAATTCGCCCGCCGCATCCACTTCGTCGGCATGGCGCTGCTGGTCGGTTTCATTGCCGTGCATCTGGTGATGGTGGCCCTGGTGCCGCGCACCCTGTTGACCATGTTGAGCGCCCGCGGCAAGGAGACCACCGCATGA
- a CDS encoding DM13 domain-containing protein, whose product MKSALLLVASHALVALAGFAAGIYLLPILIAPTGPQTAEISALAAKASFTGQFRRDLQGSDVLHWGEGTVSVGPSAVSLMGRLAPGPDYKLYLAPQFVQNEAEFLRIKATSLRIGDVRTFDNFIVTLPSGANPADFTTVVVWCETFREFISAAQYR is encoded by the coding sequence ATGAAGAGCGCTCTGCTCCTCGTCGCTTCTCACGCCCTGGTGGCGTTGGCGGGTTTTGCTGCGGGCATCTATCTGCTGCCGATACTGATCGCGCCAACAGGGCCACAGACCGCCGAGATCAGCGCTCTCGCAGCAAAGGCGTCGTTCACAGGCCAGTTTCGCCGCGACCTGCAGGGCAGTGATGTGCTGCACTGGGGAGAAGGCACCGTTTCTGTTGGCCCCTCGGCCGTGTCGCTGATGGGCCGCCTGGCACCCGGACCCGACTACAAGCTCTACCTCGCGCCCCAATTCGTGCAGAACGAAGCCGAGTTCCTGCGCATCAAGGCCACGTCACTGCGCATCGGCGACGTGAGGACGTTTGACAACTTCATCGTCACGCTGCCAAGCGGCGCGAACCCGGCCGACTTCACCACGGTCGTGGTGTGGTGCGAGACCTTTCGCGAATTCATCTCGGCCGCGCAATACCGCTAA
- a CDS encoding MBL fold metallo-hydrolase — translation MLRYHTVPVTAFAQNCSLVWCDASMDAAVIDPGGDLDRLLAEVQRLGLNLKAIWQTHAHIDHAGGTAVLARRLALPIIGPHPGDQFWISGLPQQGAMFGFPPAEAFVPTRWLADGDTVQIGQCTLDVRHCPGHTPGHVVFYSSEAKRAFVGDVLFAGSIGRTDFPQGNHEQLLDSIRERLWPMGDDTVFIPGHGPESTFGRERRTNPYVRDV, via the coding sequence ATGCTGCGCTATCACACCGTCCCCGTCACCGCGTTCGCCCAGAACTGTTCCTTGGTGTGGTGCGATGCAAGCATGGACGCCGCAGTGATCGACCCGGGTGGTGATCTCGACCGTCTTCTTGCCGAGGTGCAACGTCTTGGCCTGAACCTCAAGGCGATCTGGCAGACCCACGCGCACATCGACCATGCCGGCGGCACCGCCGTGCTCGCGCGCCGGCTTGCCCTGCCCATCATCGGCCCGCATCCCGGCGACCAGTTCTGGATCAGCGGGTTGCCGCAGCAGGGTGCGATGTTTGGCTTTCCACCCGCCGAGGCATTCGTGCCAACGCGTTGGCTGGCCGATGGCGATACGGTTCAGATCGGGCAATGCACGCTCGACGTGCGGCACTGCCCGGGCCACACGCCGGGACACGTGGTGTTTTATTCAAGCGAAGCGAAGCGCGCCTTTGTGGGCGATGTGCTGTTCGCCGGCAGCATTGGCCGCACCGACTTCCCGCAGGGCAACCACGAGCAGCTGCTCGACAGCATCCGCGAACGCCTCTGGCCCATGGGCGACGACACGGTGTTCATTCCCGGCCACGGGCCGGAAAGCACCTTTGGCCGTGAGCGGCGGACGAATCCGTACGTGCGCGACGTGTAA
- a CDS encoding class I SAM-dependent methyltransferase, whose translation MSIACEVCGEQELKTVVDLGKHPLCDDLVPVGSPLTSAEYPIEIAFCPNCKTAHQTHQVPKRTLFPDSYHYRARHTADVINGMRQLVASCEQYRGSLDAALVLDVGCNDGSLLGIFREKGAKTVGVEPTGAAADASASGHSVYRDYFTPALAKNIVDEHGQPDIVTFTNVFAHIEDLPSLLDGLKLLMSDTTVVVVENHYLGAVLDRHQFDTFYHEHPRTYSLASFQYIARTLGAQIASIEFPARYGGNIRVMLQKNHAGLRVSPEVAQVAATEESYEQRLLDMGKHIPSWVQAKRREIDDLVARHGPLYGKAFPGRAAILVKMLGLDEQHVSAVYEKPGSMKIGHYLPGTRIPILSDDEFPDRSNKQTPVVNFAWHISQEIHGYLTRNGCEAPIIDIFSMEEFDRASGKRLE comes from the coding sequence ATGTCTATTGCGTGCGAAGTGTGCGGCGAACAGGAATTGAAGACGGTTGTAGATCTGGGCAAGCACCCTTTGTGCGATGACCTCGTGCCCGTGGGGAGCCCATTGACGTCGGCCGAGTATCCCATTGAGATCGCGTTCTGCCCGAACTGCAAAACGGCGCATCAAACCCATCAAGTGCCCAAGCGCACCTTGTTTCCCGACAGTTATCACTACCGTGCGCGTCACACGGCGGATGTCATCAACGGCATGCGTCAGTTGGTGGCGTCGTGTGAGCAGTACCGGGGTTCGCTGGATGCCGCTCTGGTCCTGGACGTGGGCTGCAACGATGGCAGCCTGTTGGGCATCTTTCGAGAGAAGGGCGCGAAAACGGTCGGTGTCGAGCCAACGGGAGCCGCGGCCGATGCGAGCGCTTCAGGCCACAGCGTGTACCGCGATTACTTCACCCCCGCGCTGGCAAAGAACATCGTCGACGAGCACGGTCAGCCGGATATTGTGACTTTTACCAATGTGTTTGCCCACATTGAAGATTTGCCGAGCTTGCTGGATGGTCTGAAGCTGTTGATGTCCGACACCACGGTGGTGGTGGTCGAAAATCACTACCTTGGCGCGGTGCTGGATCGCCACCAGTTCGACACGTTCTATCACGAGCACCCTCGCACCTATAGTCTGGCGTCGTTCCAATACATTGCCAGGACGTTGGGGGCTCAGATCGCTTCCATCGAGTTCCCAGCGCGGTACGGTGGCAATATCCGTGTGATGCTGCAAAAAAATCACGCGGGGCTTCGCGTCAGCCCCGAGGTGGCGCAGGTGGCCGCCACGGAAGAGAGCTATGAGCAACGTCTGCTGGACATGGGGAAGCACATCCCCTCCTGGGTGCAGGCGAAACGCCGTGAAATCGACGATCTGGTGGCGCGTCATGGACCGTTGTACGGAAAGGCGTTTCCCGGTCGTGCAGCGATTCTGGTCAAGATGCTCGGACTCGATGAACAGCATGTTTCGGCTGTTTACGAGAAGCCGGGGTCCATGAAAATCGGACACTACCTGCCCGGAACCCGCATTCCCATCTTGTCGGACGATGAATTTCCTGATCGCTCCAACAAGCAAACGCCGGTGGTGAATTTTGCGTGGCATATCTCGCAGGAGATCCACGGCTATTTGACCCGCAATGGCTGCGAGGCACCGATCATCGACATCTTCTCGATGGAGGAGTTTGATCGCGCATCCGGAAAGCGCCTGGAGTGA
- a CDS encoding glycosyltransferase family 2 protein: MNDPLPLISIVIPVFNEEDNVDRTYAELKRTTAALVDYRFELLFTDNRSTDSTFKILTRIAAQDPDVRVVRFSRNFGFQRSVLAGYRLARGAAAIQIDADLQDPPSMFRAFLEKWKEGYDVVVGVRRQRQESALLQYGRHLYYRMLLRLDGPHLIADAGDFRLIDRSVIERLRLINEPHMYLRGLISSLARRQIGIPYNRSQREFNESKFRLRALTHLAADGIIAHSSFPLKVSFYVGIVIALASALLAFFYIALRTWVPDAAPPGFTTTQILLLLGIGLNSTFLGILGVYVGRIYDQVRSRPMVVISDLLNFDKDIGSI; the protein is encoded by the coding sequence GTGAACGATCCGTTGCCTCTGATCAGCATTGTCATTCCCGTCTTCAACGAGGAAGACAATGTCGACAGAACCTACGCGGAATTGAAACGCACGACGGCCGCACTCGTCGATTACCGTTTCGAGCTTCTTTTCACGGACAACCGCTCGACCGACAGTACCTTCAAAATACTCACCCGGATCGCTGCGCAGGACCCGGACGTGCGCGTGGTGCGCTTCTCCCGCAATTTCGGATTCCAACGGTCCGTGCTGGCCGGTTACCGCTTGGCGCGTGGCGCTGCTGCCATCCAGATCGACGCCGACCTGCAGGACCCGCCATCAATGTTCCGCGCGTTCCTGGAAAAGTGGAAGGAAGGTTATGACGTGGTCGTGGGCGTTCGCCGGCAGCGGCAGGAGAGTGCCCTGCTTCAGTACGGACGTCACCTGTACTACCGGATGCTGCTGCGACTGGATGGTCCGCATCTCATTGCGGATGCCGGGGACTTTCGTCTGATCGACCGGAGCGTCATTGAGCGGTTGCGCCTCATCAACGAGCCGCACATGTACTTGCGCGGACTCATCTCGTCTCTGGCACGCCGTCAGATCGGCATTCCTTACAACCGGTCGCAGAGGGAGTTCAACGAAAGCAAGTTCCGCTTGCGGGCCCTAACGCATCTGGCTGCCGATGGGATCATTGCCCATTCGAGCTTCCCCCTCAAGGTTTCCTTTTATGTGGGGATCGTGATCGCACTGGCGTCGGCGCTACTGGCATTCTTCTATATTGCTTTGCGGACCTGGGTGCCCGATGCAGCCCCGCCTGGGTTCACCACCACGCAGATTCTGCTGCTGCTGGGGATCGGGCTGAACAGCACCTTTCTGGGCATTCTGGGCGTTTATGTTGGCCGTATCTACGATCAGGTGCGCAGCCGTCCGATGGTGGTGATTTCCGATTTGCTCAACTTCGACAAGGACATTGGCAGCATATGA
- the rfbG gene encoding CDP-glucose 4,6-dehydratase — translation MRRLDSTFWAGKPVFVTGHMGFKGAWLCALLSRMGARTTGYGLDERERLLYNELSIPEHAHHVGDINDLPSLSAALDGSDAEVLFHLAAQPIVLNSYADPVGTFEANVMGTVRVLQAARSLPSLKAIVVVTTDKVYRNNEWAWGYREQDTLGGQDPYSASKAAAEIATHAMVASFFKGPDAPGVATSRAGNVIGGGDWADHRLLPDAARALGAGAPLVCRNPHSIRPWQHVLDPLVGYMMLAEDLAQGQRAWPALNFGPVAEDVLTVGNVADIFVSTWGAGASWIASQVETGVQKESGVLTLDSTLARCELGWSPRWSSADAVRRTACWYRAHGQGVSAGELVHTDITDYLA, via the coding sequence ATGAGGCGACTCGACAGCACATTCTGGGCGGGCAAGCCCGTGTTCGTGACGGGCCATATGGGCTTCAAGGGCGCGTGGCTGTGCGCTCTGCTGTCTCGCATGGGCGCTCGAACCACGGGCTATGGACTCGATGAACGCGAGCGCTTGCTCTACAACGAACTGTCCATTCCCGAGCACGCGCACCACGTGGGCGATATCAACGATCTGCCGTCCCTGTCGGCGGCGCTTGACGGTTCAGATGCCGAGGTGCTGTTCCATCTGGCCGCTCAGCCTATCGTGCTGAATTCCTACGCGGATCCGGTGGGCACGTTCGAAGCGAATGTGATGGGCACCGTACGGGTCTTGCAGGCGGCGCGCTCGTTGCCAAGCTTGAAGGCGATCGTGGTCGTGACGACCGACAAGGTTTACCGAAACAACGAGTGGGCCTGGGGGTACCGGGAGCAGGATACGCTGGGCGGCCAGGATCCCTACAGCGCTTCCAAGGCCGCGGCAGAAATTGCCACCCACGCCATGGTGGCCTCCTTTTTCAAAGGGCCTGATGCGCCGGGCGTGGCGACGTCGCGAGCCGGCAACGTCATCGGTGGTGGCGATTGGGCCGATCACCGCCTGCTCCCTGACGCGGCCCGTGCCTTGGGGGCCGGAGCTCCATTGGTGTGTCGCAATCCGCACTCGATTCGCCCGTGGCAGCATGTCCTGGATCCCTTGGTGGGCTACATGATGTTGGCCGAAGACCTCGCACAGGGGCAGCGTGCGTGGCCAGCTCTGAACTTTGGACCGGTCGCAGAAGACGTTCTGACTGTGGGCAACGTCGCGGACATTTTTGTTTCGACCTGGGGAGCCGGCGCTTCGTGGATCGCTTCGCAGGTTGAAACCGGGGTGCAGAAAGAGTCGGGCGTGCTGACGCTCGATTCGACGCTTGCGCGGTGTGAGTTGGGCTGGTCACCGCGATGGTCGTCGGCCGACGCGGTGCGCCGGACGGCATGCTGGTACCGGGCCCATGGGCAAGGTGTGTCTGCCGGTGAACTAGTGCACACAGACATCACCGACTACCTCGCGTAA
- the rfbF gene encoding glucose-1-phosphate cytidylyltransferase has protein sequence MKVVILAGGFGTRLSEETQNLPKPLVNIGERPIIWHIMKTYAAAGLDDFVICCGYKAHMLKSYFVNYFSENYDIKVHLGENRVEFLGGPSERWTVTLVDTGLDTMTGGRIKRIASHVGNEAFCLTYGDGLANVDIKALIAFHRSHGRLVTVTSVPSPGRFGILDIDEQQNVTRFHEKPDNEMGWINGGFFVVEPAAINYIRDDQTSWEREPLEKLARDGALAAFPHRGFWHPMDTLRDQRELEALWKSGAAPWRCW, from the coding sequence ATGAAAGTTGTGATTCTGGCGGGCGGGTTTGGAACAAGGTTGTCCGAAGAGACGCAGAACCTCCCGAAGCCGCTGGTCAACATCGGCGAGCGGCCAATCATCTGGCACATCATGAAGACCTATGCGGCCGCCGGATTGGACGATTTCGTGATCTGTTGCGGCTACAAGGCCCACATGCTGAAGTCGTACTTCGTGAACTACTTTTCCGAGAACTACGATATCAAGGTTCATCTGGGTGAAAACCGGGTCGAGTTTCTCGGTGGCCCGAGTGAGCGGTGGACTGTGACGCTGGTCGATACGGGCCTCGATACGATGACCGGTGGCCGTATCAAACGCATAGCCTCGCATGTGGGCAACGAGGCGTTCTGCCTGACCTACGGCGATGGCTTGGCCAATGTCGACATCAAGGCGCTGATTGCCTTCCACCGTTCTCACGGACGATTAGTCACGGTCACTTCGGTACCTTCCCCAGGACGTTTTGGCATTCTGGACATCGACGAGCAACAGAACGTGACGCGCTTTCACGAAAAGCCGGACAACGAGATGGGCTGGATCAACGGCGGGTTTTTCGTGGTGGAGCCGGCGGCGATCAACTACATCCGAGACGACCAGACCTCGTGGGAGCGAGAGCCTCTTGAGAAGCTGGCGCGGGACGGTGCCTTGGCGGCATTCCCGCATCGGGGTTTCTGGCATCCAATGGATACCTTGCGCGACCAGCGGGAACTGGAAGCGCTGTGGAAATCGGGTGCGGCACCATGGCGGTGCTGGTGA
- a CDS encoding GtrA family protein, which translates to MQLSRIIRFGAAGLVATLFYLVLANAFVAWIGMSPQWGSVSAYLASLTVSYLLQSRFTFGVKQDSVGQMTRFAVTSIAGLGLSWVVIHLIVTRLSWPYVVATVLICILIPVANYFAFKGWVFAAGLRRLQRGNQHEEH; encoded by the coding sequence ATGCAGTTGTCGCGGATCATTCGCTTCGGTGCCGCTGGCCTGGTGGCCACCCTGTTTTACTTGGTGCTGGCCAATGCCTTTGTGGCCTGGATCGGAATGTCACCACAGTGGGGCTCCGTATCGGCCTATCTGGCTTCATTGACGGTGTCCTATCTTCTGCAGAGCCGGTTCACTTTCGGCGTGAAGCAGGATTCCGTGGGGCAGATGACGCGGTTCGCCGTCACCTCGATTGCCGGTCTCGGCCTGTCCTGGGTCGTGATCCATCTCATTGTCACGCGGTTGTCATGGCCTTACGTCGTCGCGACGGTGTTGATCTGCATACTCATCCCCGTCGCCAACTACTTTGCATTCAAGGGCTGGGTTTTTGCCGCTGGATTGAGGCGGCTTCAACGTGGGAACCAACATGAAGAACACTGA